The following DNA comes from Solanum stenotomum isolate F172 chromosome 11, ASM1918654v1, whole genome shotgun sequence.
AAGCAAAACTTTCTTTTGATCTCTTGGCGGATTACAATTTTGATCAGTTGATTGTCCTTTAGGTTAGGATTTTAGCATGTCAGATTCATTGAACAGTACAAAGCAGCAACAAGCATATCATTCCACAAGATAGTACCTAACAGAAGATAGCAGTGACCTGGAGgctcaaaaaattattaaaacttaGTATTAGAAATAGATAATTCACTGATTTTACCTCtcaataaattatttgattttctcCATTTAATCATATACTATCACATGTTATCCATTCAAAGTAATACTTATGAACTTGGATGAAGTTTTTCACCATTATTAGAAAAGATTATGCATAACCATTCACCCTTGACCACAAGTACCAAAACACTATTTAACAAGTTTTCTCAAGCCCCAGTGAACTCTGACTCCATGAATATGGTGttccctagaaattttagaGGATTTTTTACCCCCAAGTCCAATGTTTGACACTCTACATTACAGAGAATGTCCAAAAACACTTAGATTCATAGAGAAACTCAAATCTATGTTTTTTAATTCACATCAGCAAAAAGGATATGATGTTGAAGCAAAGAGAGGAAAATGCATCAGAAGTAGAGAACTGTTCCTTAGACAAATGACATACCTGTGCTCTTAATTTGATAACCTCTTGGCTAAGGCCATCATTTGTCCTTTTAGCATCGTCCAAAACAATCTTTGGAGATGTAAGTCCACCCAATGTTGGAGTTGGTGTAGTAGAACGAGGTGGACTGGCCCGTCTAGATATTGGTGATGTTGCTCGAGAAACAATTCTTGATCCAGGAACTGAAGCTGAAAAGAATTTCTTGGACGAGCCAAATACAGGGTTAAAAGACTTGGAAATGTTGAGAGCTCCCCACTGAGAGGTACCATTTGGAATAGGTGACACACGACTGCTGTTGAATTCAAGTTTTTTCTTCTGTTTGGAAGAACGGGTTTCAACTTGTTTGAAGGATTCCATTGTAGAAAATCTAGCAAGTTGAGGTCGAGACCTTGTATCCAACTTAGTATCCTTGTCTGTTATATCAGCTAGTGACTGATTCATGCTTCCTCGTCGACTCATAGAAGACTGAGAAGAAGCATCGGTTTCCATAGCTTTTTTCAATTTACTGAAGCAGTTGTCACAGACACGATAGGGTTTATTGGGATTAGGAGCCATTGATGCCCTCAGTGATTTTCTGCTGCTACATGAATGACAAAAGACAAGCCCACAGTTATAACAATTGTGGCgttttcttttaaagttaaaaggaaGACGACAGCCAGAACACATGGATTGATCGACCCCAGATACCCATTTGTGAAGGCAAATAGCAGCAGTAAAATTAGTGCCACAAGCAATACTTTTGACTTGCTTGTCTTTTAAAGCTTCCACTAAAGTGGGAGAGTTTCTGTCATCAGTATCACCATGACCCAATCTTCCATTTGCCCCCTTTCCCCATGTGTAAACTTCAGTTCGGGAAGTCAAGACAGCAACATGATATGCTCCACAAGCGATCTCCTCCACAAAACTCTTTGCCAGCTTGCCTTCAACACGACGGGGTAACTTCCCATCAGCTTGGTGATGACCTAATTGGCCATACACAGGACTTCCCATTGTATACACATGACCAGAAGTCGTCAATGCAACTGTCAAGCTGTGTCCACAAGTAACCTGGCAAAAGTTTGGTTCGACAAGAGCTGCAACACAGGTAGGTACAAGTTTCGACTCCTTGTCACCATGCCCTAGTCTACCTTTATCACCATCTCCCCAAGTAAAAAGTTTTCCTGATGAACAATTACTTGAACTTGAGCTTCCCACCATGACTTCGACGACCGCTGCAGTATGCCAAACCCCACAAGCTGCTCGTACAGTTCGAAGCCCCTTTAAAGACTCCACTTCCCTAGGTTTAGAGACACTTTTTCTGTCTCCATGTCCAAGAACACCAAAAGTACCATCGCCAAAAGTAAATAATTGACCAGCAGAGGTCACCACAGCAGTATGCCAGGGCCCACACGAGATATATGAAACATGTATGCCCTCTAAGGGTCCATTTACTCTTTTGGGAACCCAATGACTAACTTCATTTCCATGCCCAAGAAGACCAAAATCACCATCACCCCATGTGTACAAGTCTCCAGAGAGTGTTACAGCACAAGTATGATTTTCACCACATGCAACAAGCTCAATGTTTGAATGGCTGAGTGAATCTATAAGCTTTGGATGCAGAACATCAGAATCAATACCATGCCCAAGCCTACCTCCCGATTCCTCACCCCAGGAGAAAATCTCGCCCTGCTTTGTCACCAGTGCTGCATGTCGGCCACCACAAGCTATATTTTGAACATCCAATACCACCGCAGACTCTAAAGCTTTAGGAAACAAAGAATCTAATTTGGCACCAAAAGAACTGCTAACTCTATGAGGTCCACCACCTAGGACACCATCCCCAGTGCCTTCCCCCCAGATAAAAACATCACCCAAGGCATCACCATCATCATGACCAGAACCTTGACTTGATGAGCTAACTGCACTTGAAAGGCTTACTCTAAAATTATCCATTCCTATTCCCTTCATCTGACCATGCATGCTATCTGAACCTCCAGAAGATAAGGAATGAACAGAAGCACTAGCAGAATCTGAAGGGAAAAAACCCTTAGGAGGTACAGCATACATAATTACGTCAGCAAATGCCTTATCTAGACCATTTTTTGGAGGACTTTCATATGGACTATGAAGACGAAGCTGATCACCGCCATCCTGAAGGACATATACAATCTCATCATTCAACATCCCAAAGAGACAAATAGAACCAAAATACTTTTACTCTATCAACATGAATAAATTAAAGGAGATATTTAATCTGCATATGCATGAGTAGACATGTGGATGCTACAGTACCTTCTGCAAGCTGTCACCACTACTAAATGGAGAATGCAGAGGAGAGCTTCTTCGTGTATATGTTCTAGGACTAGTAGCACCGGAAGAAATTCCATCGCTCCTTGATTCTGTTCTCCATTTTCTCTGGTGCCCACGAGATATTAAGGCCTTCAAACCACTAAACCAAACCTCCGCTTCATCTTTATCTTTACATATCTAAGAATAGAGAATGATAAGAAAAAGGTGGGATGAGTTTGGTGCATGAACCAATTTCTGTCAAAAATGGAATAATACAGAGcaaaaaatcacaataattaattcttttaaGGAAAGACACAGCTGTTAATAATAAAACTCTTACCAAATCCAGCGATCTATCATTGTATATAAGTGAAAATGACTGATACTCTTTCTCAGGTCGTGGGTACCTTTGAAAAATTGGCTGGAAATAGAACAGCAGCAATTATTCAGATCTGTGAAAACCTACTAACAAGATTTTTGCCTTGTTATGCTTGACAGTTATAGCAagatgtgtgtgtgtatatatgtgTGGGGAGAAGGCAAGAAAGACAAAGACTGACAGAGTCATACAGAACAAttaatcaaactaattaaggcGTGTGGACAACCTTCCTTTTGCAGTGTTTGGACCTTGGTCCTATTCATTCTCCACCCATCTactacttcttcatctttcatCTACTCGCTAGTttattgtttataaaaaaattatattatcataTCGAATagaagagataaaaaaaattgatgagaGTAGCGTGTCTAGCACAAAACCAAAGCAAGTTCATAACTATTCACGAACAATACTCAGTATCTCCGTGACTTTATCAGATATCACCTCAAGTTCCCCTTCTAGTCGAGCTCCCCAACCCTCTCTATTAAAGCTATGCATGTCACTGTACAAGCCTAAACCAGGATAGCAGTAACTCCTACCTCTTTTCTTTGGGACCACTAATGGAAAGAGACAGGGATGCTTGCACCGGGATAACAGAAAAACCTAAGGTTTATTTGCCTAAATAGAAGTCTATTAAGGCCCAAGAAAAGGTGCCACTACCATCTGAGAAATGAACTACATATCTGTTTTCTATGACAAGTGTGAGATCGGAATGCTGAAACATTCTCTCACCTCTGTACCTATACCACACAAAAATTTATGCAGATGGATTCATTCGAATGATGGAGAtaccaataaaaaaaagttgcaaGACAGAAATAGGCTTTTCTCCATGGGGAGAACTTACAGTGCGCTGCCCAGATATTATTCTTGACACATGACTTAGCTTCAGGTGTTTCTCCTCTTTACCTGAAAACCATATTAAAGCAGACTCATCCTGCAACCAGAATCAGAATAGACTTTTAGACTGCATTGATTCTCAATTAGCGCTACGTTTCAAAGGACACAAAGTAGTCCAGACTTCACACTAACTTTTTTTCTGATAGATAACAGACAAAGAAATGGCCAGAATCAAGTGCTAAACCAAAACTATGGGACAACAAGGAAACAAAGAATAAATGCATTTGATGATGTTGAACTACACGCTGCGGTTAAACAGTAAGAACCACAGTTCTCAAAATGGTCGATTCTCTTTCTGTTGTGAAAAAATCAGCATACTTGAATAAAGAACTACTTTAGGTGCATATGtttataaaaaattagatattttatttcagcataaatgaatgatttctaagtgTAGGTTGTTGGATAACATGATAAGGGTAGGACTTTGAAGACATTCTGATTACCAACTTTTGCTGCATTTTGCTCGTAACTCAACTTTAAATATTTTCCTGCCTGGGACACAATGCTATTTTTACTTTTTGGGGGTGTAAGGCAATTCAGATATCATGAATCACGTATTGCTTTCATGTTAGCAGAAAGATTAATGAGCCTGAACTACCTGATGCATACTTTTCATGCTTGATAATGTATTCTCCTTATGTCATGTagtatttttattgtttaaatgATACTCCAATATCAAACACAATAACTCATACAGAGACACAAAGTACACCAACTCTGAACAAATAGAAAGGCAAAGGAACTGATGTGGTAAGCATTCTTTTAAATAGAGGAGAAGGTATATTATGGTAAGCATTTGTAAACTGATTATTAGGTAACTCAGAACAGAACCTAAAAGGGTTTCTCAAATAGATAGGCTGCAACACACATTTTGGGTGACCTATGTACAGTAAGACATAAAGCTGAAGATTCCACAAACTTCAAAGCAGCTGTAAATCAAAAGGAGATTGTAGATGGAAATTACAACAAGAAATGTATAGCCTGCTAACCCATTGTATGGAATTAAATTTCTCTCTCTTACTGCTTATACTTCTACACAAGACTAAAACCCCTTCTCTTGCCCCTGATCCAAAAACAATAAGCAGTACCAGACATGATATGAGCTCCTGAAACCAATTCTCCACTAGGGCATTTCACAAAAGGTCACGCCAATCACCTTAACTCCAACAATTAGGCAAATATAATACACCTCCCACAATGCCTGATAGACTACTAGCTTCTGCTTGATAGAATCTAGAAGTTTCTGTTCTTGCCTTAAAAATTATAGAACATAGTAGTTACCACTCACACGAGAAATTAAACAACTACAAGAAAAACTCAAAGTCTCAAACATCAGATTTTGCAGCCTAATTGACAAAAGCAAAGACCAGCATAGATATTAAACTACACAACtggaaaaaaagggaaaaagtatATTGTATCTTAAACCTCATGATAAACTCaataaatatgaaagaaatcttttttcctttttgtttcgATAAGTACAAATGATATAGAAATCTTACAAGAATATGCATAGATGATACAGAGAAAAATCGGGGTAAGAACACAAAATTACAAAGTACATCACATAGGCTAAAGAAAGATGAACTGATACTTACATTTGACAACCGAAAGGGACAAAATTTTGGTTTCCCCCTTCTTCCATACTTGAGCAAGTATGCGCCCTTCTTTAGAGCAGTTATGGCCTGATGTAAATCATAAGAAGTAATTACAAGCTGAAATAAAACTACAGAAGTCCAGAAATTTCAAACCTAATAAATAAACATGGAACAAGCAACACTAATACACAATGGAACAAGCACCGAAAGTGAATAGTCCATGCAACTTAGACTGAAAATACTTAATTCGACTTGATTGCTCTTGCTATCCAACATCAATCCTTTAAATTACTTGGCACATCAATAGCAGAAACAACATTcctagaaatttaatttttttgaaaaaacaacatCCCTAgcaaaattttttttgaaaaattaacatTCCtagcaatttttttatttaaaagaaaaacaacattCCTAGCAACCTTATGACTCGTACTGTTTGTCAAAAATGCTATCCTAGTATTTTTACCTTAATTGCCATTGCTATTCCATGTATCAAATGAACATTACAGAATTATTGTCGCAATTAAACAAGCTTTCGTTTATCACTCATGCTATCTGAGTATTATTACTTTAATTGTCGTTCCTATTCTAGGTATCAAATGAGCATTACAGATTTTTTGTCTCAGTTAAACAGGCTTTCTTTATCAGTTATCTGCTTTACACCCCATAAAGAGGAAACTGATAACGAATTCTCACCACGGAATGCAAAAAGCTACTTCTAACACtaaaaaacaaaaccaaaaagtAGTCATATATATAGGACATTCTCCAAGTTTCCAGAGCTAATCAACACCGAAATACCATCTAACTACCCTTCAATCCCAAACTAATTAGTGTCAGCTTATCAATAACGAAATACAAATCAATCAACTGCACTTCCTCTCCAAATTAGTTGGAGCCAACTTATCAATAACTAAATTCAATTGAATCAACTACTCCTCAATCCAAAACCTGCTGGGACCAGCTGATCAATAATGAAATACAATTCAATCAACTACTCCTCAATCTGAATCTA
Coding sequences within:
- the LOC125843775 gene encoding PH, RCC1 and FYVE domains-containing protein 1 yields the protein MSIADRMNSDANRAGGQVERDIEQAITALKKGAYLLKYGRRGKPKFCPFRLSNDESALIWFSGKEEKHLKLSHVSRIISGQRTPIFQRYPRPEKEYQSFSLIYNDRSLDLICKDKDEAEVWFSGLKALISRGHQRKWRTESRSDGISSGATSPRTYTRRSSPLHSPFSSGDSLQKDGGDQLRLHSPYESPPKNGLDKAFADVIMYAVPPKGFFPSDSASASVHSLSSGGSDSMHGQMKGIGMDNFRVSLSSAVSSSSQGSGHDDGDALGDVFIWGEGTGDGVLGGGPHRVSSSFGAKLDSLFPKALESAVVLDVQNIACGGRHAALVTKQGEIFSWGEESGGRLGHGIDSDVLHPKLIDSLSHSNIELVACGENHTCAVTLSGDLYTWGDGDFGLLGHGNEVSHWVPKRVNGPLEGIHVSYISCGPWHTAVVTSAGQLFTFGDGTFGVLGHGDRKSVSKPREVESLKGLRTVRAACGVWHTAAVVEVMVGSSSSSNCSSGKLFTWGDGDKGRLGHGDKESKLVPTCVAALVEPNFCQVTCGHSLTVALTTSGHVYTMGSPVYGQLGHHQADGKLPRRVEGKLAKSFVEEIACGAYHVAVLTSRTEVYTWGKGANGRLGHGDTDDRNSPTLVEALKDKQVKSIACGTNFTAAICLHKWVSGVDQSMCSGCRLPFNFKRKRHNCYNCGLVFCHSCSSRKSLRASMAPNPNKPYRVCDNCFSKLKKAMETDASSQSSMSRRGSMNQSLADITDKDTKLDTRSRPQLARFSTMESFKQVETRSSKQKKKLEFNSSRVSPIPNGTSQWGALNISKSFNPVFGSSKKFFSASVPGSRIVSRATSPISRRASPPRSTTPTPTLGGLTSPKIVLDDAKRTNDGLSQEVIKLRAQVENLTRKAQLQEIELERTTKQLKEAIAIAGEETAKCKAAKEVIKSLTSQLKEMAERLPVGASRNIKSPTSFSSGSNLTASDIPNGCIDRVHSQLTFQDVEPNVSNSQLLSNGSSNVSNRNAVQNRQGFPEPTTRNGGRTKEGDSRNENEWVEQDEPGVYITLTSLPAGVKDLKRVRFSRKRFSEKQAEQWWAENRARVYEQYNVRMGDKSSIGTVSEDLPH